The stretch of DNA GATCACCATCCCCACCACCAGCTCGCCAGCGATGACGAAATTACCGAACGCCTCGACGATATTGCCGGCGTCGCCCTGCAACAGGATCAGCCGGGTGGTGGTAATCGACAGGGAAAGCCGGAACAGGGTGCTGAGCAGGATCAGCGGCGGCAGCGTGGACAGCTCCACCGGGCTGGAGATGTAGAAGGCGACAATCAGCACCAGCATGCTCAGGGCGATGTTGATGGCGATCAGGGTGTCGACCAGATAGGTCGGCAGCGGGATGATCATCATCGCGATGGCCATCAGCATGAAGGCTACGATCACCACATCGGTCCGCTGCGCAGCCATGCGGGCCAGGGCGTTGAGCCGCGCCATCATCGCGCGCTTCCTCCACGCTCGGCGATATAGCGCCGGAACAGCTGGCGCGCCTCGTCACGCCGCCCGGCCTGCAACAGCGCGCGGCTGCGCAGCAAGAGCAGCCCGGGCGCCGGGCCCTGGAGCGCCACCAGGGCATCCAGTGCAGCCAGGGCGCGCTCGCCGTCGCCAACAGCGGTGAAGGCCAGCGCCAGGTGGCGCAGCAGCGTCGGATTGCCGGGCTGAATCTGATTGGCGAGCAGTAACAGCACCAGCGCGCGC from Pseudomonas sp. DNDY-54 encodes:
- a CDS encoding lipopolysaccharide assembly protein LapB, whose translation is MNTADRDAARLLQELANIYRRAGQTERALVLLLLANQIQPGNPTLLRHLALAFTAVGDGERALAALDALVALQGPAPGLLLLRSRALLQAGRRDEARQLFRRYIAERGGSAR